In Streptomyces sp. ML-6, the genomic stretch CCCAGGTCCTCCAGGATGTGCCGGGTCCAGGGGACCGCGCGGCCGGTGACGATGATGTGTGCGGCACCGGCCGCGGTGACCGCGGCCAGCGCCGCGCGGGTGCGCTCGGAGACCGTGTCGTCGCCGCGCAGCAGCGTGCCGTCGAGATCGGTCGCGACGAGCTTGTACGGGAAGGTCACCGGTCGACCGGCTCCAGGACCTCGCGCCCGCCCAGGTAGGGCCGGAGCACCTCGGGCACCCGTACCGAACCGTCGGCCAGCTGGTGGTTCTCCAGGATCGCCACGATCGTGCGCGGGACGGCGCAGAGCGTGCCGTTCAGCGTGGACAGCGGCTGGAGCACCTTCTTGCCGTCCTGGGTGCTGCGCATCCGGACGGACAGGCGACGGGCCTGGAAACTGTTGCAGTTCGACGCGGACGTCAGCTCGCGGTACTTGCCCTGCGTCGGGATCCACGCCTCGCAGTCGAACTTCCGGGCGGCCGAGGCCCCCAGGTCGCCGGTGGCGACGTCGATCACCTGGAAGGGCAGCTCAAGAGCGGTGAGCCACTGCTTCTCCCACTCCAGGAGCCTGCGGTGCTCCGCCTCGGCGTCCGCCGGGTCGACGTACGAGAACATCTCGACCTTGTCGAACTGGTGGACGCGGAAGATGCCCCGGGTGTCCTTGCCGTACGTGCCGGCCTCGCGCCGGTAGCAGGGCGAGAAGCCCGCGTAGCGCAGCGGCAGCTTCTCGGCGTCGATGATCTCGTCCATGTGGTACGCGGCGAGCGGGACCTCGGAGGTGCCGACCAGGTAGAAGTCGTCCTTCTCCAGGTGGTACACGTTCTCCGCGGCCTGGCCGAGGAAGCCGGTGCCCTCCATGGCGCGCGGACGGACCAGCGCCGGGGTCAGCATCGGGACGAAGCCGGCCTCGGTGGCCTGCGCGATCGCCGCGTTGACGAGGGCGAGCTCCAGCAGCGCGCCGACGCCCGTCAGGTAGTAGAAGCGCGAACCGGAGACCTTGGCGCCCCGCTCCATGTCGATGGCACCGAGCTTCTCGCCGAGCTCCAGGTGGTCCTTGGGCTCGAAGCCCTCGGCCCCGAAGTCACGGATCGTGCCGTGCGTCTCCAGGACGACGAAGTCCTCCTCGCCACCCACCGGCACGTCCTCGTGGACGATGTTGCCGATCTGCAGCATCAGGCTCCTGGCCTCGGCGTCGGCCTCGGTCTGGGCCGCGTCGGCGGCCTTGACCTCGGTCTTCAGCTGTTCGGCCCGCTTGAGCAGCTCGGTGCGCTCCTCGGGCGACGCCTTGGGGATGAGTTTGCCGAGCGACTTCTGCTCGGAGCGGAGTTCGTCGAAGCGGACACCGGACGACCTGCGCCGTTCGTCGGCGGAGAGAAGGGCGTCGACGAGGCCGACGTCCTCTCCACGGGCGCGCTGGGAGGCGCGAACACGGTCGGGGTCCTCACGGAGCAGGCGAAGGTCAATCACCCCTCCAGGCTACCGGTGCGCACTTCCCCGGCTCGAACCGATATTGCCAGGCGTGTCACTTTGCCCTAATTGACCGAATTGGCAATTCTGGAGGGGATTGCGCGACTGGCGTCGGTCTTGGCCGTCAATGGAAAGAGCACATTCATCTGAATGGGGCAGAATCCGTGCCCGCCTTGACGTATCGAGCTTGCGGGGAGGGGGAGTTGGCTGCCGGTTGTCCACAGGCGCCGAGGCTTCCGAAAGTTATCCACAGCCTGTGTGGATAATCTGTGGAAGTCGGAATGATTCATTCCGGAAAGGCTGCGGGGCTAGCGGATTTTCCATTCAAACCCGCCTCATACGCTCGTTCGGGTGGGAATTCTCCGCATTGGAGGGTTGATCGGCGGGGTGAGGTGGTGACGGGAAGTCGGGACGGTGTGTCGGCCTGTGGATGGACCTGGGGTGAGTGGGGCGATATGTCGATCATGTCGCGTTGAGGTGTCGACTTGTCCCCAGGTCGAGAACCGTCTCTGTGGATAACTCTGTGGATTATGAAAAGCGGTTCATAGTATCGACGTCGGGGTGTGAGAAGCGGCGATGCGAGGATCGCCGGTCCCGTCCCGTCAGCCCCGGCCGTCCATGTTCCTGGCCAGCCAGTCGGAGGCGTCCGTGAACTCCGCGTCCGACGTACCGGACCGCAGCGGCCGTACGTCCTCCGGGGCCACCCCCGCCCGCGGGTACGACCCCAGGAACCGCACCTTCGGGCAGATCCGCTTCAGCCCCATCAGCGCCTCGCCGACCCGGCGGTCCGCGATGTGTCCCTCCGCGTCCACCGCGAAGCAGTAGTTCCCGATGCCGGCCCCCGTCGGCCGCGACTGGATCAGCATCAGGTTCACCCCGCGCACGGTGAACTCCTGGAGCAGTTCGAGCAGTGCACCGGGGTGGTCCTCGCCCAGCCAGATGACCACCGACGTCTTGTCCGCGCCCGTCGGCGCCGCCGGCCGGGCCGGCCGGCCGACCAGGACGAAGCGCGTCTGCGCGTTCGCCGCGTCGTGGATCTCCGTCACCAGCGGTTCGAGCCCGTAGGTCGCCGCCGCGAACTCACCGGCGAAGGCGGCGTCGTACCGGCCCTCCTGCACCAGCCGGGCGCCGTCCGCGTTGGAGGCCGCCGACTCCCACACGGCCTCCGGGAGGTGGGCGGCCATCCAGTTGCGCACCTGCGGCTGTGCGGCCGGGTGCGCGGTGACCGTCTTGATGTCGGACAGCTGGGTGCCGGGCCGTACCAGCAGCGCGAAGGTGATGGAGAGCAGCACCTCGCGGTAGATCATCAGCGGTTCGCCGGTGGTCAGCTCGTCGAGCGTCGCGGTGATGCCGCCCTCGACGGAGTTCTCGATCGGTACGAGTGCCGCCGCGGCGGCACCGCTGCGCACCGCGTCCAGGGCCGCCGGAACCGAGACCATCGGAACGAGTTCGCGGGTGGCGGCTTCCGGGAGCGTACGGAGGGCGACCTCGGTGAAGGTGCCCTCGGGGCCGAGATAGGCGTAGCGCGTGGCGGACATACGGTCACCCTAATGCGCCCGCCGGCTCAGGACTCCAGGAGCCGTTGCCCCACGTACTCGCCGTCCGCCGCACCTCCCGGCACCGCGAACAGGCCGCTGGCCTCGTGCCGGATGAACGGCGAGAGGGCATCGCCCCGGTCCAGTTTCCGCTGCACCGGGACGAACCCGCGCAGCGGATCCGCCTGCCAGCAGATGAACAGCAGCCCGGCGTCCGGAACACCGTCGGACGAGATGCCGTCGTGGTACGAGAAGGGGCGCCGCAGCATGGCCGCGCCGCTGTTCTTCTCGGGGGAGGAGATCCGGGCGTGGGCGTTGTCCGGGATCAGGAGCCTGCCGTCGGGGCCTGCCTTCTCGAGGTCCATCGGGGTGGTCTCGGTGCCGCCGCTCAGCGGGGCGCCGTCCTTCTTCCGGCGCCCTATGACCTGCTCCTGGCGCTGCACCGGGAGCTTCTCCCAGTCGTCGAGCAGCATCCTGATCCGGCGCACGACCGCGTACGAGCCGCCCGCGAGCCAGTCGTACTTCGCCTCGGTCCCGCCGGGGACGAAGACGCGCCGGTCGAAGTCGCTCTCGGTCGGCTTCGGGTTGCCGGTGCCGTCGATCTGGCCCATCAGGTTGCGGGCGGTCATCGGCCGTGCGGTGGCGCCGGGTGCCCGGTTGAAGCCGTTCATCTGCCAGCGGACCCGGGCGGCGGGGGTGGCGTCCTTCTGCACGGCGCGCAGCGCGTGGAAGGCGACGAGCGCGTCGTCGGCGCCGATCTGGACCCAGAGGTCGCCCTCGGAGCGCTTGGCGTCGATGTGGTCGGAGGAGAAGGGCGGCAGCGGGTCGAGCCCCGGTGGCCGACGGTCGGTCAGGCCCGTGCGTTCGAAGAAGGTCCGGCCGAAGCCGAAGGTGACGGTCAGCGAGGACGGCCCGGCGTCCAGCGCGATCCCGGTGTCATGGGTGGCGCCCTCCGCCGCGCCGCCGACGGGCTCGCCCGCCATCAGCCGCCGGGCCGTGTCCGACCAGCGGCGCATCAGGGCGATCGCTTCCTTCCGCCCGGCCCCCGGAACCAGGTCGAAGGCGACGAGATGGCCGCGCGCCTGAAGCGGAGTGGTGATTCCCGGTTGATGTTTCCCGTGAAACATCACCTTGGTGGAACCGACCGCGGTCAGCGCGGTCGGCTCCTCGGGCCTGGTCGCGGCATAGCCCGTCGCACCGCCCGCCGCGCCCAGCACGAGCCCGGCCGCCCCGGCCGCGCCCGCGCTGCCGAGCAGCCGCCGCCGGGAGACGGCACCGCCGCCGCGCCCTCCGGCCTCCGCTTTCCCGCCCGAGACCCTGCCCGGGCCTCCGCCCCCGTCCGGGCGCTCGCTCCCGCGTGCATGGTTGCTTTCGCTGCCCGGGACGGCGGCGTTCCCGGCCGCGCTTCCGCCATCCGCGCGACCGGCGGGGCTCTTTCTGCTGCTTCCGCTGTTCCTGCTGTTTCCGCTCACGATCCCTGCTCAGCCGATCTTCACGTTCTTGTCGACGGTCGTCTGATCGATGTCCGACGTGCGGACGGTCACCGAGACCTTCCAGTCGCCCGCCATCGGGATCTGGACGCCGCTCGCGGTCCAGTGCCCCTCGGCGAGCCGATTGGGCAGGACGGGGAGCGGGCCGATGTCCTTGGACTTCAGGGTGAAGGCGATCTTCAGTTCGGGGACGTCCATGGGCTTCTTGTCGGTGCCGTCGATCCAGATGTGGAGTTCGTTGGCGCCGGTGCGGCCGGGGTCGATGTCCATCCGCACCGTCCCCTTGCCCTTCTCGCCGCCGGTGTCGAAGGGCAGCGTCAGGTTGACCGGGCCCGCGGATGCGGGGGCCTCCGCCCTCGTGGCCGCCCGGGCCTCCTCCTCCGTGCGGGCGGGCTCGGTCGAGGTCAGCACGGTCGTCACCGCCAGCAGCGCCACCGCGACCCCGACTTCCGCCAGCACCGAACGCCGCAGCCCGGACCGCTCCGGGGCGGCGTCGCGGATCCGCTTCTTCCGGGCAGTGGTCACCGCGGCCCGCTGCCGGGCGAGTTGAGCAGCCCGTACGGGGTCCTCCGCACCGTCCGTCGCCGGGCCCGAGCCCTCGGTCGCCGCCATCGGCCCCGAGTCCTCGACCGCCGTGACGGTCCCAGCCTTGTCCGCCTCGGCTCCGTCCGCCCCCGCCTCATCGGCTCCGGACTCATCGGCTGCGGACTCATCGGACCTGGCTCCGGCTCCGCCCGCCTCGGTCTCCTCCGCCCCGGCCCCGGCCCCGGTCCCGTCCGCCTTCGTCCCGCTCGTGATCAGCCGCGCCGTCCAGCGGCGTGAGAAGAAGGCGATCGCGACGAGGGCACCGACCAGCCCCACCTTCACGAGCAGCAGCTGCCCGTACGCGGTGCCGGTGAGGGCGGACCAGGTGCCGACCTGGCGCCAGGACTGGTAGATCCCGGTCGCGGTGAGCACGAGCACGCTGCCGAACGCGACGCGGGAGAAGCGCCGTACGGCCGTCGCGTCGAGGTCGGGGGTCCGGTGGAGCGCCACCAGCAGGGCGACGAGACCACCCAGCCAGGCGGCGACGGCCAGCAGGTGGAGCACGTCGACCGGCATGGCGATGCCGGGCTGGAGGCCGGCCGAGGCGTGCTCGGCGAGCGCCCAGGTCCCGGCGATGCCCGCCGCGATCACCGTGCCGCCGATGGCCAGCCCGAAGGTGAGGTCCTTCTTCTCGCGTTCGTCCTCGCGCTTCGCGTACGCGCCGAACAGCACGGCGACGAAGAGCGCGGAGGCGCCGAGCAGCAGCAGCCGGGAGACGAGCGCCGCGCCGGGCTTGGTGTCGAGCACGGCCTTCAGACCGTCGAGGTCGAAGGCGTCCGCGAGCTTCCCGGAACCGGTGTACGGGCTGCGCAGGAGCAGCATGACCAGGGTGGAGACAGTGAGGGTCAGCCAGCCGTGCGCGACCAGACGCTGGAGCGGACGCGCCCCCGCCCCGCGCCGCCAGCAGGCGAGCACGAAGGCGGAGCCGCCGGCCAGCAGGA encodes the following:
- a CDS encoding copper resistance protein CopC; the protein is MTATAPHFGPSPSASAVRRPLAAAALLVALVGTVLALLLGGAGPVSAHAALTGSDPQDGAVVATAPKEVTLTFSEQIALGSDSIRILDPDGKRADTGTAPRDLGSGSLVKYGVRLHAGLPDGTYTVAWQAVSADSHPVSGAFTFSVGAPSETTVVLPADQAGGGVVGVLYGIARYAAYAGFVLLAGGSAFVLACWRRGAGARPLQRLVAHGWLTLTVSTLVMLLLRSPYTGSGKLADAFDLDGLKAVLDTKPGAALVSRLLLLGASALFVAVLFGAYAKREDEREKKDLTFGLAIGGTVIAAGIAGTWALAEHASAGLQPGIAMPVDVLHLLAVAAWLGGLVALLVALHRTPDLDATAVRRFSRVAFGSVLVLTATGIYQSWRQVGTWSALTGTAYGQLLLVKVGLVGALVAIAFFSRRWTARLITSGTKADGTGAGAGAEETEAGGAGARSDESAADESGADEAGADGAEADKAGTVTAVEDSGPMAATEGSGPATDGAEDPVRAAQLARQRAAVTTARKKRIRDAAPERSGLRRSVLAEVGVAVALLAVTTVLTSTEPARTEEEARAATRAEAPASAGPVNLTLPFDTGGEKGKGTVRMDIDPGRTGANELHIWIDGTDKKPMDVPELKIAFTLKSKDIGPLPVLPNRLAEGHWTASGVQIPMAGDWKVSVTVRTSDIDQTTVDKNVKIG
- the pheA gene encoding prephenate dehydratase — protein: MSATRYAYLGPEGTFTEVALRTLPEAATRELVPMVSVPAALDAVRSGAAAAALVPIENSVEGGITATLDELTTGEPLMIYREVLLSITFALLVRPGTQLSDIKTVTAHPAAQPQVRNWMAAHLPEAVWESAASNADGARLVQEGRYDAAFAGEFAAATYGLEPLVTEIHDAANAQTRFVLVGRPARPAAPTGADKTSVVIWLGEDHPGALLELLQEFTVRGVNLMLIQSRPTGAGIGNYCFAVDAEGHIADRRVGEALMGLKRICPKVRFLGSYPRAGVAPEDVRPLRSGTSDAEFTDASDWLARNMDGRG
- the serS gene encoding serine--tRNA ligase; this translates as MIDLRLLREDPDRVRASQRARGEDVGLVDALLSADERRRSSGVRFDELRSEQKSLGKLIPKASPEERTELLKRAEQLKTEVKAADAAQTEADAEARSLMLQIGNIVHEDVPVGGEEDFVVLETHGTIRDFGAEGFEPKDHLELGEKLGAIDMERGAKVSGSRFYYLTGVGALLELALVNAAIAQATEAGFVPMLTPALVRPRAMEGTGFLGQAAENVYHLEKDDFYLVGTSEVPLAAYHMDEIIDAEKLPLRYAGFSPCYRREAGTYGKDTRGIFRVHQFDKVEMFSYVDPADAEAEHRRLLEWEKQWLTALELPFQVIDVATGDLGASAARKFDCEAWIPTQGKYRELTSASNCNSFQARRLSVRMRSTQDGKKVLQPLSTLNGTLCAVPRTIVAILENHQLADGSVRVPEVLRPYLGGREVLEPVDR
- the efeB gene encoding iron uptake transporter deferrochelatase/peroxidase subunit — translated: MSGNSRNSGSSRKSPAGRADGGSAAGNAAVPGSESNHARGSERPDGGGGPGRVSGGKAEAGGRGGGAVSRRRLLGSAGAAGAAGLVLGAAGGATGYAATRPEEPTALTAVGSTKVMFHGKHQPGITTPLQARGHLVAFDLVPGAGRKEAIALMRRWSDTARRLMAGEPVGGAAEGATHDTGIALDAGPSSLTVTFGFGRTFFERTGLTDRRPPGLDPLPPFSSDHIDAKRSEGDLWVQIGADDALVAFHALRAVQKDATPAARVRWQMNGFNRAPGATARPMTARNLMGQIDGTGNPKPTESDFDRRVFVPGGTEAKYDWLAGGSYAVVRRIRMLLDDWEKLPVQRQEQVIGRRKKDGAPLSGGTETTPMDLEKAGPDGRLLIPDNAHARISSPEKNSGAAMLRRPFSYHDGISSDGVPDAGLLFICWQADPLRGFVPVQRKLDRGDALSPFIRHEASGLFAVPGGAADGEYVGQRLLES